The following coding sequences lie in one Enterococcus sp. 9E7_DIV0242 genomic window:
- the rnhC gene encoding ribonuclease HIII, with amino-acid sequence MMANQVIKVSKDTLNKMKQSYQKNLLNKAIPYTEFSAKVGTTTITAYTSGKVMFQGNDAEREAAKWGAPAPTKTGEQKATGKSSTALPAGFAQRSAIGSDEVGNGSYFGPVTVCAAYVEKDMIPKLQAFGVRDSKELTDDQIIKLSKVIKELIPYRLLIMEPKKYNEIQPKYNAVHMKVALHNQAIFLLLRDLDPVKPEGILIDQFTPEGNYRKYVRDERNQVSEKLYFITKGEQYHIAVAAASIICRAAFLEELEKEGKELGFAVPSGAGAKSDQVAARILKQGGLSLLENYAKLHFANTGKAQKIADKG; translated from the coding sequence ATAATGGCCAATCAAGTAATCAAAGTATCTAAAGATACTCTAAATAAAATGAAGCAATCTTATCAAAAAAATCTGCTTAACAAAGCAATCCCATACACTGAGTTTTCTGCCAAGGTTGGAACGACAACTATTACTGCTTATACCTCCGGAAAAGTCATGTTTCAAGGCAATGACGCGGAAAGAGAAGCAGCCAAATGGGGCGCACCAGCACCTACAAAGACAGGGGAACAGAAAGCAACAGGTAAAAGCAGCACTGCACTGCCTGCCGGCTTTGCCCAACGCTCTGCTATCGGCAGTGATGAAGTCGGAAACGGCAGCTATTTCGGGCCGGTCACCGTCTGTGCAGCCTATGTTGAAAAGGATATGATTCCCAAACTACAGGCTTTCGGCGTGCGAGACTCTAAAGAGCTGACAGATGATCAGATCATCAAGCTCTCTAAAGTAATCAAAGAGCTGATTCCGTATCGACTATTGATTATGGAACCAAAAAAATACAACGAAATACAGCCAAAATATAATGCGGTTCACATGAAGGTTGCCTTGCATAACCAAGCGATTTTTCTTCTTCTACGTGATCTTGATCCAGTCAAACCAGAAGGCATTCTTATCGATCAGTTCACGCCGGAAGGAAATTACCGAAAATACGTTCGGGATGAACGAAATCAAGTCAGTGAAAAATTATATTTTATCACGAAAGGTGAACAATACCATATCGCTGTTGCTGCCGCTTCAATCATCTGTCGAGCTGCTTTTCTAGAGGAATTGGAAAAAGAAGGAAAAGAATTGGGTTTTGCCGTACCATCTGGTGCCGGTGCAAAATCTGATCAGGTCGCTGCACGAATTTTAAAACAAGGTGGACTGTCTCTCTTAGAGAACTACGCCAAGCTTCATTTTGCGAATACTGGTAAAGCTCAGAAAATTGCAGATAAAGGCTAA
- a CDS encoding GNAT family N-acetyltransferase, which yields MNAKQIEKNELYYYSLVSPKKESKQFIEHSNSLVPQMYDYNFFYIKDPLFVSELPAFMRGYAEEQGFLKLFGRIFPTKEKAMWLAPTFEGYDYSEEQLVYLALEDYEALEQAQTEVAYRKVETEADLQLYCAFAFNDAKRISLSFAEEKMKLIRWLFQLQPASFYIAVEEDRVVGSIDFYELQEYYKVENVYVDEKYRKRGIAGTLIKTAVQERTNKAMGVGLTTHVDGMARSLYKKLGFEEKAFSINHLFVKQMETKRNE from the coding sequence ATGAATGCAAAACAAATTGAAAAGAACGAGTTGTACTATTATAGCTTGGTAAGTCCTAAAAAAGAGTCAAAGCAATTTATTGAACACAGTAATTCGCTGGTACCACAAATGTATGATTATAATTTCTTCTATATAAAGGACCCTTTGTTTGTTTCAGAGCTGCCTGCTTTTATGAGAGGCTATGCGGAGGAGCAAGGTTTTCTTAAGTTATTTGGACGAATCTTTCCAACGAAAGAAAAGGCAATGTGGCTTGCGCCTACCTTTGAAGGTTATGACTATTCGGAGGAGCAATTGGTCTATTTAGCTTTGGAGGATTACGAAGCATTGGAACAAGCCCAGACTGAAGTTGCATATCGGAAAGTAGAAACAGAGGCGGACCTGCAGTTGTATTGTGCGTTTGCTTTTAATGATGCGAAGCGGATATCCTTGAGCTTTGCGGAAGAAAAAATGAAACTGATTCGTTGGTTGTTCCAATTGCAACCTGCAAGTTTTTATATTGCTGTAGAAGAGGATAGAGTGGTCGGCAGTATCGATTTTTATGAACTGCAGGAGTATTATAAGGTAGAGAATGTTTACGTAGATGAAAAATATCGCAAGCGTGGGATTGCGGGAACATTAATCAAAACGGCGGTTCAAGAACGGACGAACAAAGCCATGGGTGTCGGTCTAACTACCCATGTTGATGGAATGGCGCGTTCTTTGTACAAAAAACTGGGGTTTGAGGAAAAAGCCTTTTCTATCAATCATTTATTTGTCAAACAGATGGAAACTAAGAGGAATGAATAA
- a CDS encoding GPP34 family phosphoprotein: protein MKHLTISEQFFLLVMNKKGTIGALNDYGKVSLVMAGLLDLQNAEVIEIRDSEVLILNAELPVEYSGLAPLVEKLQSLKKRTLEKVADAYGGTFLEKELSLLIASIREQLIKKGLVSKKSEEGIFGEKINWYADEPEIERIIHSIRKSFSSMEENLDQLALVLLLQKSNALTQYLSKHDQKMIKDELKALKRSDLAKDIQKMMGVIDQLYTVLAVAVII from the coding sequence ATGAAACATTTAACAATCAGTGAGCAGTTCTTTTTATTGGTAATGAATAAAAAAGGGACAATTGGCGCCTTGAATGATTATGGAAAAGTTAGTCTAGTCATGGCTGGCTTGTTGGATCTGCAGAATGCCGAAGTGATAGAAATCAGAGACAGTGAGGTGCTGATACTGAATGCAGAGCTTCCTGTAGAATATAGTGGCTTAGCTCCTTTGGTAGAGAAGCTCCAGAGTCTGAAAAAGCGGACACTTGAAAAAGTTGCGGATGCCTATGGTGGTACATTTTTAGAAAAAGAACTATCTTTATTGATAGCGAGTATTCGAGAGCAATTGATTAAGAAAGGCTTAGTAAGTAAGAAGAGTGAGGAAGGGATTTTTGGAGAAAAAATCAATTGGTACGCTGACGAACCTGAGATAGAAAGGATCATTCATTCTATAAGAAAAAGCTTTAGTTCTATGGAAGAAAATTTGGATCAATTAGCATTGGTTTTATTATTGCAAAAATCCAATGCACTGACCCAGTACTTATCCAAGCATGATCAAAAAATGATCAAGGATGAATTAAAAGCATTGAAGCGCAGTGATTTGGCAAAAGACATCCAAAAAATGATGGGCGTGATCGATCAGCTGTATACAGTACTAGCAGTTGCAGTGATTATATAA
- a CDS encoding AraC family transcriptional regulator has translation MDKKAIVTDSIEYMLNHLEDNITIDDLAAHLFLSKYYFCRIFKEVTGESVYAFIRRFKMEQSAIDLKLKKERSLSEIGLDYGYSSTNYSSIFKEYYHSPPSIYRKLPHHQNTANPFYPEKSGQFVTYQAFESKIQIKEIKNSYMIFERTLGNYRDIKEKWRLFIDRNSQSMNGNNVLTERFYNDPSSTTRHNNVCDLCLVDFDYTSIHDNNRTLLEGGKFAVYPFEGYIQDIFSEIQGLFIVWLPQSPYEMSRKYGLNMYQKIDFDNNYVKMNVCIPIK, from the coding sequence TTGGATAAGAAAGCTATAGTGACTGATAGTATAGAATATATGTTGAACCATTTAGAAGACAATATCACAATTGATGATTTAGCAGCGCATCTTTTCCTCTCAAAATACTATTTTTGTAGGATTTTCAAAGAAGTAACGGGTGAGAGTGTCTATGCCTTTATTAGACGGTTTAAAATGGAGCAGAGTGCTATAGATCTTAAGCTCAAGAAAGAACGCTCACTATCGGAAATCGGCTTAGATTACGGCTATAGTTCAACAAACTATAGCTCAATCTTCAAAGAGTACTACCATTCTCCCCCTTCAATATATAGAAAGCTGCCTCACCATCAGAATACAGCGAATCCCTTTTATCCTGAAAAATCGGGACAATTTGTTACATATCAAGCATTTGAAAGTAAAATTCAAATCAAGGAAATTAAAAACTCCTACATGATTTTTGAAAGAACATTAGGAAATTATAGGGATATAAAAGAAAAATGGCGGCTTTTTATAGATAGAAACAGCCAGTCTATGAATGGAAATAACGTTTTAACAGAAAGATTCTATAATGATCCCTCTTCAACTACACGTCATAACAATGTATGTGATTTATGTCTAGTTGACTTTGATTATACGTCAATTCATGACAACAATAGAACGTTGTTGGAAGGTGGAAAATTCGCTGTCTACCCATTTGAAGGATATATTCAGGATATTTTCAGTGAGATTCAAGGTTTGTTCATCGTCTGGCTGCCGCAAAGCCCGTATGAAATGAGCAGAAAGTATGGCTTAAATATGTATCAAAAAATTGATTTTGATAACAACTACGTTAAAATGAATGTTTGCATTCCTATCAAATAG
- a CDS encoding Rgg/GadR/MutR family transcriptional regulator produces the protein MNSTGKYFKKIREEKNLSVKETATGIVTTQFLGKYENGNSDIRFANLLQLLSRMNVTTEEFLAHITDNMDTWLLKTEQDLDHAFNAGNSFLMKSFIEKQEEDYQETRDKKYKYAADIGKDYYNYLFFERYTVDLTEIKNYLRQTEQWGKFELFLLTYTRALFSPDESFLYGKQLLKRKSVSTTINQWRCDAALHIILGLLRANELEKAGKLLDSYFDQLSGNREFCYLHYDLFARYVHGLFLMKMDDPKGKEQCKKIIDIFSEVLGYTDYANRLNTIYDFYESH, from the coding sequence TTGAACAGCACAGGGAAATATTTCAAAAAAATCCGAGAAGAAAAGAATCTATCCGTAAAAGAGACAGCAACAGGTATTGTCACAACACAGTTTTTAGGAAAATATGAAAACGGAAACAGCGATATTCGCTTTGCGAATTTACTACAGCTGCTATCTAGAATGAATGTAACAACTGAAGAATTTTTAGCCCACATAACCGATAACATGGACACTTGGTTATTAAAAACAGAGCAGGATCTAGACCATGCTTTTAATGCCGGCAATTCTTTTCTAATGAAAAGTTTTATTGAAAAACAGGAAGAAGACTATCAAGAAACGCGAGACAAAAAATATAAGTATGCAGCTGATATAGGGAAAGACTACTATAATTATCTTTTTTTCGAACGATACACGGTTGATCTCACTGAAATCAAAAACTATCTTCGTCAAACAGAGCAATGGGGGAAGTTTGAGTTATTTTTACTGACCTACACCAGAGCCCTCTTTAGCCCAGACGAATCATTTCTATATGGAAAACAATTGCTAAAGCGAAAATCGGTGTCTACTACCATCAACCAATGGCGCTGTGATGCTGCCCTTCATATTATCTTAGGTCTTTTGAGGGCAAACGAATTAGAAAAAGCAGGAAAGCTTCTGGATTCCTACTTTGATCAACTATCCGGTAATAGAGAGTTTTGTTATCTTCATTATGATTTATTTGCTCGTTACGTTCACGGCCTATTTCTTATGAAAATGGACGATCCAAAAGGGAAGGAGCAGTGTAAGAAAATCATTGACATTTTTTCCGAAGTACTCGGCTACACCGATTACGCCAATCGTCTAAACACGATTTATGACTTTTATGAGTCTCATTAG
- a CDS encoding GNAT family N-acetyltransferase translates to MNIREAQLADAEALHAINQTSLGYDYPLELTKKQLESLLKESDNKLFVSLIEGQVCGYIHAAVYQTTYAPKLLNILALAVATTVHGKGCGKALMTEVEHWALTIDATGIRLNSGEDRTSAHQFYEHIGFTKRKNQANYYKMLN, encoded by the coding sequence ATGAATATAAGAGAAGCACAACTTGCTGACGCTGAGGCGCTTCATGCAATCAACCAAACATCTTTAGGCTACGATTACCCATTGGAACTGACCAAAAAACAACTTGAAAGCCTGCTCAAAGAGTCAGACAACAAGCTATTTGTCAGTTTGATCGAGGGACAGGTTTGCGGCTATATCCACGCAGCTGTCTACCAAACAACCTATGCCCCAAAGCTGCTCAATATTTTGGCCCTTGCGGTTGCTACAACGGTTCATGGAAAAGGCTGTGGCAAAGCCTTGATGACTGAAGTGGAGCATTGGGCGCTTACTATTGATGCTACCGGTATCCGTCTAAACTCTGGTGAGGATCGAACTTCTGCCCATCAATTTTATGAGCATATTGGCTTTACAAAACGAAAAAATCAAGCAAATTATTATAAAATGCTCAATTAG